The Listeria sp. PSOL-1 genome includes a region encoding these proteins:
- the nrdD gene encoding anaerobic ribonucleoside-triphosphate reductase → MYLKKQSEQVVIKRDGRKTTFDLIKIRNAVEAAMKETGVTDEFFLEKIIISIVNSLPNEDQLTIAAIQQCVENHLMKSSYPDVARSYIEYRHDRDKKRSNLTDLTKSVQKLLEKDKTVVNENANKDATVFNTQRDLTAGAVAKSYALKYMLPKHVANAHLKGDLHFHDLDYSPYHAMTNCCLIDVKGMLESGFTIGNANVESPKSIQTATAQISQIIANVASSQYGGCSVDRVDEILAKYAKLNYQKHEREAKDWVIVEKREDYLKSKTSKDIYDAMQSLEYEINTLYTSNGQTPFVTLGFGLGEDWFAREIQKAILNVRLGGIGKDRHTAIFPKLVFSIKRGTNLEKHDPNYDIKQLALKCSAKRMYPDVLNYDSLVRLTGDFKVPMGCRSFLPAWQNEAGEYINAGRNNLGVVTLNIPRIAIQSGGDKVKFWEIFHERMQTVKDALLFRLKRVAEACPENAPILYKYGAFGEYLEDGAPVDQLFNNKRATVSIGYIGLYEAATVFYGGEWETNAEAKAFTLDITSELKNYAELWREKYDYWFSVYSTPSESLTDRFNRLDKEKYGSIKDITDKGYYQNSFHYDVRKKITPFEKIDFEKDYPEYSSGGFIHYCEYPKLTHNTKALEAVWDYAYDRIAYLGTNTPIDKCYECDFEGEFSPTEEGFKCPHCGNTDPEKADVVKRTCGYLGNPMKRPMVHGRHVEISNRIKHMALSDE, encoded by the coding sequence ATGTATTTAAAAAAGCAATCTGAACAAGTGGTCATCAAAAGAGATGGTAGAAAAACGACTTTCGATTTGATTAAAATTCGTAATGCAGTAGAAGCAGCAATGAAGGAAACCGGTGTAACAGATGAGTTTTTTCTTGAAAAAATTATCATTTCAATTGTGAATTCTTTACCAAATGAAGACCAATTAACGATTGCCGCTATCCAGCAATGTGTCGAAAATCATTTGATGAAATCAAGCTATCCCGACGTAGCTAGAAGTTACATAGAATATCGTCATGATCGTGATAAAAAGCGAAGCAATCTCACTGATCTCACAAAAAGCGTCCAAAAGTTACTCGAAAAAGACAAGACAGTCGTCAATGAAAATGCTAACAAAGATGCAACCGTTTTTAATACACAGCGCGATTTAACTGCCGGGGCGGTCGCTAAAAGCTACGCCTTAAAATATATGTTGCCTAAACATGTGGCAAATGCTCATTTAAAAGGCGATCTTCATTTCCATGACTTAGATTATAGCCCTTATCACGCGATGACCAACTGCTGTTTAATTGATGTTAAAGGTATGCTTGAAAGTGGCTTTACAATTGGAAATGCCAACGTTGAAAGTCCAAAGTCAATCCAGACTGCAACAGCTCAGATCTCTCAAATTATTGCAAATGTAGCAAGCTCGCAGTATGGCGGCTGCTCAGTTGATCGTGTGGATGAAATTTTAGCAAAATATGCGAAGTTGAACTACCAAAAACATGAACGAGAAGCAAAAGATTGGGTGATTGTTGAAAAGCGCGAAGACTATTTAAAAAGCAAGACAAGTAAAGATATTTATGACGCCATGCAAAGCTTGGAATATGAGATTAACACGCTTTATACCAGTAATGGACAAACACCATTTGTGACGCTTGGTTTTGGCCTTGGTGAAGATTGGTTTGCACGAGAAATTCAAAAAGCGATTTTAAATGTTCGCTTAGGTGGCATTGGAAAAGACAGGCATACAGCAATTTTCCCTAAATTAGTTTTTTCTATTAAAAGAGGGACCAATTTAGAAAAACATGATCCGAATTATGATATAAAGCAATTGGCGTTAAAATGTTCTGCTAAAAGAATGTATCCTGATGTACTCAACTATGACTCATTAGTGCGTCTAACTGGCGATTTTAAAGTACCCATGGGTTGTCGTTCATTTTTACCAGCTTGGCAGAACGAAGCAGGCGAATATATTAATGCTGGACGAAATAATTTAGGCGTCGTTACTTTAAATATTCCGCGGATAGCCATTCAAAGTGGCGGCGATAAAGTGAAATTTTGGGAAATTTTTCACGAACGGATGCAAACTGTAAAAGATGCGTTATTGTTTCGCTTAAAACGCGTAGCTGAGGCCTGTCCAGAAAATGCACCGATTCTCTACAAATACGGAGCCTTTGGTGAATATTTAGAAGACGGAGCACCTGTTGATCAGCTTTTTAATAATAAGCGTGCTACCGTTTCAATTGGCTATATTGGTCTTTATGAGGCAGCAACCGTATTTTATGGCGGGGAATGGGAAACAAATGCTGAAGCTAAAGCATTTACACTAGACATTACAAGTGAGTTGAAAAATTACGCTGAACTTTGGCGTGAAAAGTATGATTATTGGTTTAGCGTTTATTCTACACCAAGCGAAAGTTTAACCGACCGTTTTAATCGCTTAGATAAAGAAAAATATGGCAGCATCAAAGATATTACCGACAAAGGTTATTATCAAAATTCATTCCATTATGATGTGCGTAAAAAAATCACGCCTTTTGAAAAAATTGATTTTGAAAAAGATTATCCTGAATATAGTTCGGGTGGATTTATTCATTATTGTGAGTATCCAAAATTAACTCATAATACAAAAGCATTAGAAGCTGTTTGGGATTATGCATATGATCGCATAGCTTATCTTGGAACGAATACGCCGATTGACAAATGCTACGAATGCGACTTTGAGGGTGAATTTAGCCCAACGGAGGAAGGGTTTAAATGCCCCCATTGCGGTAATACGGATCCAGAAAAAGCAGATGTTGTAAAGCGTACTTGCGGCTATCTTGGCAATCCAATGAAGCGTCCGATGGTACACGGACGTCATGTTGAAATTTCGAATCGGATAAAACACATGGCGTTATCAGATGAATAA
- the nrdG gene encoding anaerobic ribonucleoside-triphosphate reductase activating protein translates to MNNPAPKEWQSSVLSKGYIADYKAFNFVDGEGVRCSLYVAGCPFHCEGCYNKAAQSFKYGMPFTQGLLTEIMKDVGHESVQGLTLLGGEPFLNTETCLAVSKELRRLYGNTKDIWSWTGYTWEELLLETEDKKELLNLVDVLVDGRFEEASFDPNLAFRGSSNQRLIDVKKSLAKGEVILYLT, encoded by the coding sequence ATGAATAATCCCGCACCAAAAGAATGGCAATCAAGTGTACTTTCAAAGGGCTATATTGCTGATTATAAAGCGTTTAATTTTGTCGATGGTGAAGGTGTTAGATGTAGCCTTTATGTAGCAGGATGCCCGTTTCACTGTGAGGGGTGCTACAATAAAGCTGCTCAGAGTTTTAAATATGGGATGCCTTTTACACAAGGGCTTTTAACAGAAATTATGAAGGATGTTGGCCATGAAAGTGTTCAAGGGCTTACACTCCTTGGTGGGGAGCCGTTTTTAAATACAGAAACATGCCTTGCTGTTTCAAAAGAATTACGACGACTTTATGGGAATACAAAAGATATTTGGTCATGGACTGGATACACTTGGGAAGAACTATTACTTGAAACAGAAGATAAGAAAGAGTTGCTTAACCTTGTGGATGTTCTTGTAGATGGACGTTTTGAAGAAGCATCATTTGATCCCAATCTTGCTTTTCGAGGATCTAGCAATCAACGGCTAATCGATGTGAAAAAATCACTTGCTAAAGGGGAAGTGATCCTGTACTTAACATGA
- the yycF gene encoding response regulator YycF: MAEKKILVVDDEKPIADIVKFNLNKEGFEVVCAYNGDEALELVEEVKPDLILLDIMLPGRDGIEVCREVRKKYDMPIIMLTAKDSEIDKVLGLELGADDYVTKPFSNRELIARVKANLRRHSQISAQPTEDEENSELEIGSLTIHPDAYVVSKRGVTIELTHREFELLHYLARHMGQVMTREHLLQTVWGYDYYGDVRTVDVTVRRLREKIEDNPSHPTWLVTRRGVGYYLRNPEQE, encoded by the coding sequence ATGGCAGAGAAAAAAATTCTAGTAGTAGATGATGAAAAACCAATTGCAGATATTGTTAAGTTTAATTTAAACAAAGAAGGATTTGAAGTAGTTTGCGCTTATAATGGGGATGAAGCGCTTGAATTAGTAGAAGAAGTAAAGCCGGATTTAATTTTATTAGATATTATGCTGCCAGGACGTGATGGAATAGAAGTATGTCGTGAAGTCCGCAAAAAATACGATATGCCTATTATTATGCTTACCGCAAAAGATTCTGAAATTGATAAAGTGTTAGGCCTTGAACTGGGTGCTGATGATTATGTAACCAAACCATTTAGCAATCGGGAGCTAATCGCACGTGTCAAAGCAAACTTGCGTCGACATAGTCAGATTAGTGCACAACCTACTGAAGATGAGGAAAATAGTGAGTTGGAAATCGGCTCACTTACGATTCATCCAGATGCTTATGTCGTTTCAAAGCGTGGAGTTACAATAGAATTAACACACCGGGAGTTCGAATTGCTACATTATTTAGCAAGACATATGGGACAAGTCATGACACGTGAGCACCTACTACAAACTGTGTGGGGCTATGATTACTACGGAGATGTTCGTACCGTAGATGTCACTGTGCGCCGTTTACGAGAAAAAATTGAAGATAATCCAAGTCACCCAACCTGGCTCGTTACAAGGCGAGGTGTAGGGTATTATTTGCGAAATCCTGAACAGGAGTAA
- the walK gene encoding cell wall metabolism sensor histidine kinase WalK yields the protein MPKMKFFQSVQFRVVIIYLLLVLVAMQVIGTYFVRELKGQLEKNFQTSITNSITLLDYNVREEILKNRENSSQLQNDIRKLLVDYARNNGNLSEIRIVDKKGKIIGISNMNNQGVVGQKSTSQLIRRSLTLGTIEENIYLEEGTANKNERVWVYSSPIKNKNEVIGVIYLVAKIESVYTQVNEITNIFVTGTVIAMFITAILGILLSRTITRPIIDMKRQAYAMARGNYTRKVKVYGLDEIGELAQSFNTLTKRLQEAQAMTEGEKRKLSSVLAYMTDGVIATDRRGKVILINTPAEKMLRVPHESANGKSLIDVLNISDKFQFENLMEMDKQLTLDRSTTEDPLILRANFSVIQRETGFVNGVIAVLHDITDQEKVEQERRDFVSNVSHELRTPLTSMHSYLEALSDGAWQDKEIAPKFLEVTHNETERMIRLVNDLLKLSRMDGGRDQLDKSFVNFTDFFNHIIDRFEMMKKESIRFKRHISKEPVIIEIDEDKIMQVLDNIISNANKYSPDGGQIDFYLKKYQDEIEVSISDQGLGIPEEDLEKVFERFFRVDKARSREMGGTGLGLAIAAEVIKAHDGRIWAERNKDHGTTIRFTLPYSELLEDDWE from the coding sequence ATGCCAAAAATGAAATTCTTCCAATCTGTGCAGTTCAGAGTTGTTATAATCTATTTGCTATTAGTGCTTGTTGCCATGCAAGTTATAGGGACTTATTTTGTCCGTGAATTGAAAGGGCAACTCGAAAAAAACTTTCAAACTTCCATTACAAATAGTATTACTTTGCTTGATTATAATGTGCGTGAAGAAATTTTAAAAAACCGCGAAAATAGTTCACAGCTTCAAAATGATATTCGTAAATTGCTTGTTGACTATGCCCGAAATAATGGGAATTTAAGCGAAATACGAATTGTCGATAAAAAAGGAAAAATTATCGGCATATCAAATATGAATAATCAAGGCGTTGTTGGACAGAAGTCGACGAGTCAGCTTATTAGACGTTCGCTTACGCTTGGTACAATAGAAGAAAATATTTACTTGGAAGAAGGAACTGCGAACAAAAACGAGCGTGTTTGGGTTTATTCTTCCCCCATTAAAAACAAAAATGAAGTAATCGGTGTTATTTATCTCGTTGCTAAAATCGAAAGTGTTTATACGCAAGTAAACGAAATAACCAATATTTTTGTTACAGGGACAGTGATTGCTATGTTTATTACAGCAATTCTGGGCATTCTCTTGTCACGTACAATCACGCGTCCAATAATTGATATGAAACGTCAAGCTTATGCCATGGCGCGTGGTAACTATACCCGCAAAGTCAAAGTGTACGGCTTAGATGAAATCGGTGAATTAGCACAAAGCTTTAATACATTAACAAAGCGATTACAAGAAGCCCAAGCTATGACAGAAGGAGAAAAGCGCAAATTATCCTCTGTCTTAGCTTATATGACAGATGGCGTAATTGCTACAGACCGCCGTGGAAAAGTTATTCTAATCAATACACCAGCTGAAAAAATGTTGCGTGTTCCACATGAAAGCGCAAATGGAAAATCACTTATCGACGTGCTAAATATTAGCGATAAATTCCAATTTGAAAACTTAATGGAAATGGATAAACAGTTAACACTAGATCGCAGCACAACAGAAGATCCATTGATTTTACGAGCAAATTTTTCTGTTATCCAGCGTGAAACAGGTTTTGTTAATGGTGTTATCGCTGTGTTACACGATATTACAGATCAAGAAAAAGTCGAACAAGAACGCAGAGATTTCGTTTCCAACGTTTCACATGAGTTGCGCACACCACTAACCAGCATGCACAGTTATTTAGAAGCTTTAAGCGATGGTGCTTGGCAAGATAAAGAGATTGCACCTAAGTTTTTAGAAGTAACACATAATGAAACTGAACGAATGATCCGCCTTGTTAACGATTTATTAAAACTCTCACGCATGGACGGAGGACGTGATCAACTGGATAAAAGCTTTGTCAATTTCACTGACTTTTTTAATCACATTATTGATCGTTTTGAAATGATGAAAAAAGAAAGTATCCGCTTTAAGCGTCATATTTCAAAAGAGCCAGTTATCATTGAAATTGATGAAGATAAAATTATGCAAGTTCTTGATAATATTATTTCCAATGCCAATAAATATTCACCAGATGGCGGCCAAATTGATTTTTATCTAAAAAAATATCAAGATGAAATTGAAGTTAGCATCAGCGATCAAGGCCTTGGAATTCCCGAAGAAGATTTGGAGAAAGTTTTTGAACGTTTCTTCCGCGTGGATAAAGCACGCTCAAGGGAAATGGGTGGAACTGGTCTTGGCTTAGCCATTGCAGCTGAGGTAATTAAAGCGCACGATGGTCGTATTTGGGCTGAGCGGAACAAAGACCATGGGACCACCATTCGTTTTACACTACCATATAGTGAATTACTGGAGGATGATTGGGAATGA